A window of the Brassica napus cultivar Da-Ae chromosome A2, Da-Ae, whole genome shotgun sequence genome harbors these coding sequences:
- the LOC106396070 gene encoding protein indeterminate-domain 5, chloroplastic-like encodes MAASSSSNASFFGVREEDQTHLLPPNPSAAVAPPPHHQPPQSQQPLEAPPQKKKRNQPRTPNSDAEVIALSPKTLMATNRFICEVCNKGFQREQNLQLHRRGHNLPWKLKQKSTKEVKRKVYLCPEPTCVHHDPSRALGDLTGIKKHYYRKHGEKKWKCEKCSKRYAVQSDWKAHSKTCGTKEYRCDCGTLFSRRDSFITHRAFCDALAQESARHPTSLTSLPSHHFPYGQNTNSNNNSSSMMLGLSHTGPPQNLDHHSGDVLRLGSGEGVGGGAASRSSSDLIAANSSGYFMQDQNLSFHDQQQGFLAASNNIKPSPMNFQQSLMQFSHDSHNSPSSNLFNLSFLSGNNGVASATSNHNAAAVSSGNLMISNHFDGENAIGGGGGGEGSTGLFPNNMINSTDRTSSGAVPSLFSSSMQNPISTPQMSATALLQKAAQMGSTSSNNNNNNNNGSSNNNNNNASSILRNFGSGMYGENESNLYDLMNSFSNPDPTGNNANGVNSPFGSYRGVNKGLNADKQSLTRDFLGVGQIVRSMSGSGGVQQQQQQHGNSRERVGSSSDSVDRNSNTFNPGGGPATSPPYGIHHASF; translated from the exons ATGGCTGCTTCTTCATCCTCTAATGCTTCCTTCTTTGGAGTTCGAGAAGAAGATCAAACTCACCTTCTTCCTCCGAATCCCTCCGCGGCCGTCGCTCCTCCTCCTCACCACCAGCCACCGCAGTCTCAGCAACCTCTTGAAGCTCCACCgcagaaaaagaagagaaatcaACCAAGAACTCCAA ATTCCGATGCAGAAGTGATCGCTTTATCTCCAAAGACACTAATGGCTACAAATAGATTCATATGCGAAGTATGCAACAAAGGTTTTCAGAGAGAACAGAATCTACAACTTCATCGAAGAGGACACAATCTCCCATGGAAACTTAAGCAGAAGTCGACCAAAGAGGTGAAGAGGAAAGTGTATCTTTGTCCGGAGCCCACGTGCGTCCACCATGATCCGTCACGTGCTCTCGGAGACCTCACCGGAATCAAGAAACATTATTACCGTAAACACGGTGAAAAGAAGTGGAAATGCGAGAAATGTTCTAAGCGTTACGCTGTTCAATCGGATTGGAAAGCTCACTCCAAGACTTGTGGTACCAAAGAATATCGTTGCGACTGTGGTACACTCTTCTCCCG GCGAGATAGTTTCATTACACATAGAGCCTTCTGTGACGCGTTGGCTCAAGAGAGTGCGAGACACCCAACTTCTTTGACTTCTTTACCAAGTCATCACTTCCCGTACGGACAAAACACCAACTCCAACAACAACAGTTCAAGCATGATGCTTGGTTTGTCCCACACGGGGCCCCCACAGAATCTTGATCATCACTCTGGCGACGTTCTCCGACTTGGAAGCGGCGAAGGAGTAGGTGGAGGAGCCGCCTCACGCTCTTCATCTGATCTCATTGCTGCAAATTCTTCAGGTTACTTCATGCAAGACCAAAACCTTAGCTTTCATGATCAACAACAAGGATTTTTGGCTGCAAGCAATAACATCAAGCCATCACCAATGAATTTTCAACAGAGTCTGATGCAGTTCTCGCATGATAGCCATAACTCTCCTTCCTCCAATCTCTTCAATCTCAGTTTCCTCTCTGGAAACAACGGAGTTGCTTCTGCTACAAGCAACCATAatgctgctgctgtttcttccGGTAATCTTATGATCTCGAACCATTTTGATGGCGAAAATGCTATtggaggcggaggaggagggGAAGGAAGCACGGGTCTCTTTCCTAACAATATGATTAACTCGACGGACAGAACAAGCTCAGGAGCAGTGCCTTCACTCTTTAGCTCATCAATGCAAAATCCCATATCAACACCTCAAATGTCAGCCACTGCTCTTCTTCAAAAAGCTGCTCAAATGGGTTCAACCtcaagcaacaacaacaacaacaacaacaacggaAGCAGcaacaataataataacaatgcCTCATCCATTCTAAGAAACTTTGGGAGTGGAATGTACGGAGAAAACGAGAGTAATCTCTACGATTTGATGAACTCTTTCTCTAACCCCGATCCAACGGGAAACAACGCTAATGGAGTAAATTCTCCGTTTGGTTCGTACAGAGGAGTGAACAAGGGATTAAACGCTGATAAACAAAGCTTGACTAGAGACTTTCTTGGAGTTGGACAGATCGTAAGAAGCATGAGTGGAAGCGGAGGGgttcaacaacagcaacaacaacatgGGAATAGTAGAGAAAGAGTTGGCTCTTCGTCGGATTCTGTCGATAGAAACAGCAACACTTTTAATCCTGGTGGTGGTCCGGCAACTTCACCACCGTATGGAATCCATCATGCTAGTTTCTAG